A portion of the Ricinus communis isolate WT05 ecotype wild-type chromosome 10, ASM1957865v1, whole genome shotgun sequence genome contains these proteins:
- the LOC8282857 gene encoding glucan endo-1,3-beta-glucosidase 4: MSFSLNLFCLALIFTALATQRTDGQFEEWCIADEQTPDQELQIALDWACGKGGADCRMIQEHQPCYLPNTVKDHASFAFNNYYQKFKHKGATCYFSAAAMITDLDPSHSSCKFEYLP, encoded by the exons ATGTCATTCTCTTTAAACCTGTTCTGCCTAGCTCTCATCTTCACTGCTTTAGCTACGCAGAGAACAG ATGGACAGTTTGAGGAATGGTGCATAGCTGATGAGCAAACACCAGATCAGGAGTTGCAAATTGCTCTTGATTGGGCATGTGGAAAGGGAGGAGCAGATTGCAGGATGATACAAGAACACCAACCTTGTTACTTGCCAAATACAGTGAAAGATCATGCTTCTTTTGCCTTCAATAACTACTATCAGAAGTTCAAGCATAAAGGAGCAACATGTTACTTCAGTGCTGCTGCTATGATAACTGATCTTGATCCAA GTCACAGTTCCTGCAAATTTGAGTATCTTCCCTAA